A single region of the Lycium barbarum isolate Lr01 chromosome 2, ASM1917538v2, whole genome shotgun sequence genome encodes:
- the LOC132628053 gene encoding bifunctional nuclease 1, which produces MSSLQGPIVCPVVRGKQTSQFAAPVNSAFVKAKSLKSGFWGLNGISSFRVNVARQPQSRVSKVIQCTFSSSSDENGSMAENSNENDADYVNSSVVEAVEVRSGPDGFMIKMRDGRHLKCVHNNPQGGHLPDYAPHPAIVLRMEDGTGLLLPIIVLEMPSALLMAAVRNVQIARPTMYQVVKEMVEKMGYTVKLVRVTKRVHEAYYAQLYLTKSDNDAESISFDLRPSDAINIAVRSKVPIQVNKYLAYSDGMRIVESPKPIVHTAGSDGLLFTELDRPSGKSCIETKEFILVRNMLIAAVEERYRDAALWRDKLTQLRSKRNWI; this is translated from the exons ATGAGCTCTCTGCAAGGGCCTATCGTTTGTCCTGTTGTTCGTGGAAAGCAAACAAGTCAGTTTGCTGCTCCTGTCAACTCTGCTTTTGTGAAGGCTAAGAGTTTGAAAAGTGGGTTCTGGGGGCTTAATGGGATTTCTAGCTTCCGGGTTAATGTGGCTCGTCAACCACAATCACGAGTAAGCAAGGTGATTCAATGCACTTTTAGTTCATCATCAGACGAAAATGGTAGCATGGCAGAGAATTCCAATGAAAATGATGCAGATTATGTGAACTCTAGCGTGGTAGAAGCTG TTGAAGTGCGAAGTGGTCCAGATGGTTTCATGATCAAGATGAGAGATGGCAGGCATTTGAAATGTGTCCATAATAATCCACAAGGAGGCCATCTACCTGATTATGCTCCACATCCGGCGATTGTATTAAGAATGGAAGATGGAACAGGGCTCCTTCTCCCTATTATTGTTT TGGAGATGCCAAGTGCGTTGCTCATGGCAGCTGTGCGCAATGTCCAAATT GCCAGACCAACAATGTATCAAGTTGTGAAGGAAATGGTTGAGAAGATGGGTTACACA GTCAAACTTGTTCGAGTTACCAAGAGAGTGCATGAGGCTTATTATGCTCAGTTATACCTAACAAAG TCGGACAATGATGCTGAGAGTATTAGCTTTGATCTTCGTCCTTCTGATGCAATCAACATTGCTGTTAGAAGCAAG GTGCCAATACAAGTCAACAAGTACTTAGCTTATAGTGATGGTATGAGGATTGTTGAATCTCCGAAACCAATAGTGCACACTGCTGGTTCGGACGGTCTGTTGTTCACTGAGCTTGACAG GCCTTCTGGCAAGTCGTGCATTGAAACAAAGGAGTTTATTCTTGTGCGGAATATGCTGATTGCGGCTGTTGAAGAACGATATAGAGATGCAG